One Granulicella sp. 5B5 DNA window includes the following coding sequences:
- a CDS encoding DNA-directed RNA polymerase subunit omega — MRSEVIFRASEAIGNRYKLCQTVAKATRRLHIGTQEMTHTINNAFVRIAAGANQPPVPEAV, encoded by the coding sequence ATGCGCTCTGAGGTTATTTTTCGTGCAAGCGAAGCTATCGGCAATCGCTACAAACTCTGTCAAACGGTCGCCAAGGCCACACGCCGTCTGCATATCGGGACGCAGGAGATGACCCACACCATCAATAACGCTTTCGTGAGAATCGCTGCTGGCGCAAACCAGCCGCCGGTGCCCGAAGCTGTCTAG